In Puntigrus tetrazona isolate hp1 chromosome 23, ASM1883169v1, whole genome shotgun sequence, the DNA window cacacacatacatatatatatatatatacacacacacacacacacacacacactgtaacacTAAATAAGCATGACtggcaaaataattttttggatgatttttttttttttgtgctgcctCCGAAAAAGAAGCACTGCTTTACATAAACCTTTTGGCACTGCTTTAATTATAATCTAGACATGTATCCTAGTTCTCCACTGCACCGTCCCACAGTGTGGGTGAGTTCATGGTTTCTCATCACCTGccccacacacactcattctctCCCGTggtcctctgtgtctctctgaaCTCTGTAACCAGAACACATAAACATCTTCTTGCACGGACAGAGGTTCAGTCAGGACACACTCTCTCGAGATCCAGCGCCAGGACCTTCATTAATTCACGATGCCTGTGCGAGATTCCAGATCCCGTGCCTCGTGCTCACAGCTGCTTTGATTTACACACCATCTCCTTCACGGCTGGAGATGATTTGTCTTTGCCATTGTATATCTTCTGGAGGCGAGCGAGTCTAGCTGGCGATCCAGGTCACCTTGCACGGCCGATTGCGCTACGAGTCTCATTTACTTGAGCCCTTGTTATGATCCAACATGGACTGGAAAGGAAAGAACTCGAGGGATCCCAGCTAGTCCCTCAGTAGCTTGTTCCAGACAATATATTCATCGGGAAACAGACAGCGAGACGCTTTATTTTGAGCGCCAACTCGACGTCAGTGGATGAACTTATGATTCACGTTCGCACTTCTGAAGAAAACTGTTGCTGCTATGCACTATAAACAGCAACgctttttaatttgacattggATCACAAATGCAATATATGAGACGTGTTTGTCTTGCTAGGTCAGCTTTAACATCTTATATGaagacattatattttagtgaattacTACGCATTTAGGGagacattatatttttgtatgcacTTTCAAGAagttatatttcagtattctatGAAAAACGGTATAATCGaataattttgttataaaacaaaaaacataaatgtgtttttttttaagaaacagtCCTCAACCAAGGACATAGCATAACATatggatgaaatatttattattattattattacagaatttATAATGCACTAAACAGTGTAaagacataaattaaataaaggctTAAGAGGCTTAAAAAAGGACTTTAACAAAAGCCGGTACTGTTATTTACATGGCGTCTGCAACAGTTTTCaaattatacatgtattttatattccaGTACTGCTCAAATGGAAGTGTTAGCATTTTAGCTTGTTTAAAGTTGCCTTAGGTTTTGCTGTACTTGGAAGACTAGACTGTCGGTGTTCTCGTTCATCTTAAATGTTTGAAACACTTCTGGAAGTATGTGACCTGGATTCTGCTATTGGCGCAGAAGGCTAATCGCTAAAGCTAACAAACACTGACACCCCGGGTCAGTTGGATGTAGAAGGTGTAGAAGAGAAgatcatttgtaatatttaattcctgtttatttattcatatttctggACCAATTCAATATGCCTGAATCCAACTTTATATGTATTATCTTAATGttgttgtctttgaaatatggtgAACCAACAGACATTTATGATAGTAATTTCTAGTAAAACGTgtgtcatgtatttaaaatgatttgcaatCACATATTTGTAATGATAGAATTGTCATTTTGTGCATTTCGTgacattaatgttaatatttaatgtgtaatattaaCTATTAGTTAATAAGTTTACTTCTTTAAAGCAcaacaaatgatttttaatacatattattaaaaaagcaaagtgcaattttgtttttcaaaaagtgtGTTAAGAAACAGTGATGAAATCGCATCTTGTTGGACTTATATTATCTGCAAGTTTACAGTTGTTGTTCTTTTAacgtaacattttaatgtaatactacttctttttttcattggaggataatatgtaataattatgtGGATGAAATCATAAAACTCAGTGTGACAGATTGGATTTCAGTTAAAAGAGCCATTTGAACATTTGCTGGACCTGCCTGAAAAAACCTTGCAGTGCTTTCCATTCTGAAGCCCTAATTCCTTTGAAGGGTTTCCCCGTCTTTGATGGGACGAAGATGTATggggcagaaaaaaaaaacactgttccttggaacatttattaaatctcGCTGAGCATTATATACACAGCACAGTTAAACCTGTTCAAACAATTATTTGAGCGAAATGTATATCAGTTGTACCCTTCGAAATCCTTCATTCCAAAGGGTCCTTTGAAGTATAAATTCCTGTTTGGAAACAAAGCGAAAGTCTACGTGATTTGAACCCAAGTACAATTTCTGATAGCGTTCCTGCAGCTTAAACGGTAGAGAATGCTGCTAGCAATGGAtgtcatttgcattaaataaaagcatcgACTCTTACTTGCATGGCACTGGGGGTTCGTTTTAAACTTTGATCTTAAAACAAAGATTTTCTAAAAGTTtttggaaaatttttaaaagctgaaaatgaacAGCGCACTACTGTAACAATCTCAGAAAATATGTTTCTTAAAAggtggttcacccaaaaaggcaGTCAGTAATGACTCCTGTAGACCTGAAACCTGTAAGATCTtccttcatcttcagaacacaaattatgatATGTTTAATGAACTCCGAGAGCTTTGTTAAAATGGTCCGTGTGCCATCAGCGGTTCAACCTTGATTTCATGAAGCCAccagaatactttttgtgtgaaaagacaagaaaaagaaCTGTTTTATTCGGCTAGTTTTCACAAAAAGTACGTGCCACAGCATTCTGACACTCGTGAACGTGCATCGATGACCGAAACCGGAAATTAGAAATTGTCGAATGGAggcattgtttttatgttatttgccCACAAAAAGTATTAGCGACATGACTTTATGATTGATCCACTGAAAATAGTCACACGGACTATGTTATCCACGAAAGGTTAAGTGCAGCTCTGTgtgcaggccttatggaaattCGTAACTATTTTACGCGTTGGCGAATTACTGTCTAACCTGCAATTCTTATGAACGACAATCTCATTTCTAAATCTTCGTACGATCTGCTTATGCCCCACTGATGGTCATGTATAGAGGTGGACCTTCATGCTTGCTTTTTTTcgtacaaataaatacaaaatcgACATCCTTGTAAAATAGTTAGGTTTTCCCACGAGATTAACTCTTCACGCTAAACTGTGAGTGGGATTGAATAAGATTACGACAGAAGCAGTCTTGCATTGACATACTGAAGTGAggtgtttaataaataagagCATCAACAACACAACAAAGCTTGCtttatgtatactgtatatacacatatatatatacacacacatatatatatatatatatatagattcatatttatatttatattctgaccgtataaactatataaatatgtcATGCAGTCCTCATAACTTAAACGACCAATAATTTACAGAGTGAGGTAGGGTAGGAGGGGACTGGGTTGCGATGTCATAGAGAGATCAGAAAAGGGGCGGAGTCTCAGATCACCGACGTTGGCAGTGCGGCTGCTGTTATTACTGACGGGTGGGAGGGGCTTACGACAGGAGGCTGCAGTGGATTGGCCGAAACAATATATCAGTCAGTGCCTCCATGAGTTGCGGCTGAGGACGCACACGCAAGCGGCGTTGATTCGGATGAACCTCCAGGCGATCTGGTTTTTGTAGGACGTTAGCGCCCGCACGTAGGTGTGCACGTTGGTGCAGTAAGAGTTCCAATGCTTGTTGTCGATCCCACGACAGCTAGAGGTTCCCGCTTTGACGCCACTGGCTCCCTGCCCCGGCTTGGGGGCCCCGACGGGCTTCGACACGCGGCACGTGGTCTCGTAGAACATCTGCTTCTTCACCACGTTGTTGATGCGAACGTGCGGCAGCACCGTGACGTCGTTGCCCGCTAAGTCTGTGGCTCGGGTCAAGTTGCCGACCCAGTGCTCTTCGCTGTCGCATACAGAGTACTCGCCGCGGTGTAAGAAGTCGTTGGCCTTCCGCCGGACCCGCGGGCGCCTGGGGCTCCCCGTGTCGTTTTCCGCAGGGACCACGTCGCTGAACAGCACGCGAGGTGAGCGGTAACGCCGCTTGTTGAAGAGTTTGGGGTCCACGTCGGGGATCGGGTCGTCGTAGTGCGAGTCCTGCTTGGGTGAGTGATGCGCTGCTGCATGCTGATTGGCTGGCCCCTGCGCCTGGGTGTGGCCTCCCATGATGAGTGCAGCCTGGACGCTGATCAGGACGAGCAGGACCAGCGTCAACGACCTCATGGGCACTCGTCCTGCAAGCGAAGGCACATCGAAGACGGTCAGGGACAGGGAAACGCGCGTTTGTCAAGGTTTTAGAGGCTGTTTGCTTTCTGTCAGTAAGGTGGCCTGGCCGTTTAAAACGGCAGCAGGAGTAAAGAACTGTTCATATGGAAGATATTACTGAGCTATGCATGAAGAATCTGACATCTGTACGAATTTCACGAAAGCTGTCGAAAACACGTCCAGGGCACATTTCAACCAAAAATCGAAAGGGAAAAAATAGATTATGTTTGAGAGTTTTTTAAAGACTATTGATAAACCAACAATTTGAATAActaatcagtgctgtcaaatggattaatcgcaattaatgacatccaaaataaaaaaaaaattgtttgcataatatgctgtatgtgtgtgttctgtgtatattcattatgtgtgtttgtatatgtatacacacacatatatacagtatatataaagtacttacatgtatttacactgTTTATgtcactaaaatatattttaaataagtatattcaatataaaaacaacatggtttttctgaaatatttacatgcatgtttgtgtacttatacataatacataaacactGCACTCATACATGTATGacgtaaacaaacacttttattttggatttgatgAATCTCGTTTAATCACTTAACAGAACTAGAATCGATTCGAGACATTACACGATCCTGATTCctaatttctttgtttaaaaaatgcaccCCAGGCAGTGTGTGAAAGTATATGGTGTTATAGTACAGACCTGTGCGATTACTGACCTGTGAAATGTTTAGAGTTAAAGTGAGGGCCCAGTGGGCTGCTAGAGCCGGAGTCCAGTGCAGGCTGACCCCCAAGCGCCTGCCATCAGGACTGGCCTGTGTGTCTGCTGctttctgtaaaacacacacacacacacacacacacacacacacacacacagcaaggaTCTTTAGGTATTCCTGGTGAACAACTACCACACGCTATAATTAAATAAGTCAAGACTAGGCtataatgacattttcatatattGATGTTTTGCAGTAACCTTgaaatgtactgtttttatatttttaatcaagctcatgaaccatttttaaatcatactgTTGTAATCGGAGCTCATTTGTATATGCAGTCTTGTGGCGCTCAAAGATGTAGTCCGTATCtcgttttgtgtttaaaaatgatataataacaAGTAGACCCAAAATCTATTTTCTAAACCGTGTTTTTGAGTCACTACGGTACTAATAAAAGCGGTTATAATAAGCGTTATATCCGGACTATTTAGACTGGTCCCGCTGCGGAGTAGCCCGGTACCTGCGTGCTCCGCCATAGACgcaaacagagagaagtagtTCCGGCTATAATGTTCTTCCGCAAGACGCACGCGGTTTTCATTTCTAGACCGGCAAAAGTTACGAACCGCAGCGTTAACCTTCACATGCTTTATTGTGCAGTAAAGTGAAATTACAATACTGAAGACAgtttaacaataattaaaacagtttttaatattgtgatttttttattttttattaaaagggtAAAATAGATGTGAAAAGTACTTCCAAACCACAGAAAGGTCAGGGTTctgctgtatttattattagtcaCTAAATCCGCCCGCAACATTTAACCAGCCCAAAGTGTCATGCCATTAAACGTGTGATATTTGACACTTCATAATGAGACCTCTGCCCCGTCTAAACCAGAAACCAGAAGTGTTTCATTACAAACCATCAATCAGCCCGAGCTTTCTCTACTGATATTAAAACCGCCACGTTTCCAAACTTTAATAGAGTTGGAAACAAACAAGGAATTGATTTAAAAGATAGCGCAGTAAGCAGATCTTATTACTGCATCGCCAACAATAAATTTGATATGTGAACTAAATtggattatgattattattacctGCTTGGcttaaaagcaaaagaaaacatccaaaagcaATCCAAAGCAATTTAGTTCTAGTCCCTGCAAACACCAGCCTCTTCCACATTTACACCATGAATGAGAAACATCCGTACGAAATTTATTTGgacaaaacaaagcaagcaGACGAGTTGATTAGTAAGGTAGTTCTCTCGAGACGGTCACGTTTACTGTAAAAGCCCGTGAAACAGAGAGACAAGCCCGTTTCCAAACACCGACACTCTGAACGGGCTCGATGCCAGGCGCGCGCTGCCATAGTCTCGTGGTCCGCTTGCGTGCAGATTTATGCTGTTTATTCTGAATCGATAGGGATAGCGATGGAAATGCATTGCGCGGCGTCTTCGGTCACAAGTGGCGTTCGTAAAGGTTTGGCGCGCGGGCAGCTTTCGCCGTTTTAAACGGCCGCTTGAAGACGCAGGCCTCAACTTGGATATTCAGAGGATAGTGAGCAGATGGCCTGCAATCTGCATGCCGTGGCTTTCAGCTGATCGAGCTTTGTGTGTGACTGTATGACTGTGTGTGAGATAACAACAACAGGAGGCTTTTCTTACGTTCACTGTGAAAAcggtaatgttgtgaaatattgtgataggttaaaataaaatgttttctatttgaatgtattttgaaaaaaacagtaatattttgaaatattgtgatagtttaaaataaaatgttttctatttgaatgtattttgaaaaaaaaaaccaaaaacagtaatattgtgaaatattgtgatagtttaaaataaaatgttttctatttgaatgtattttgaaaaaaaaaaaaaaaaaacagtaatattgtgaaatattgtgatagtttaaaataaaatgttttctatttgaatatattttgaaaaaaaacagtaatattttgaaatattgtgatagtttaaaacaaaatgttttctatttgaatatattttgaaaaaaacagtaatattttgaaatattgtgatagtttaaaataaaatgttttaataatatattttgaaatataatttattaattttatttcaacatcattacagtcttcagtgtcacgtgatccttcagaaataattacatGCTGACAatgctgattattattattattattattaacgttGAAAACAgcagcttcatatttttgtggaaacaaacataaatttgaaacttttttcaCGACTCTTTGATGAACGATGCACGTTTTGTATACTATTAATTTCTCCCAgattgaaaaaacaaataaacaaaaaagatctTAAAACAGGAATCGTTATAGATGTCTTAAAATGCCTAGGTTTCACCCATTCGTCAGCaagtttttaatcaatattataAAAGTATGATCATTTACACTTTTCTATTGTTTAGTAAGGTCAGAACAAGTAAGTTCTTGCATAAATATGTAGCTGTTAAGCTGAATGATGATTTGGctcatattttaacatattgcGAGGTCATCTGGAACATTAAGGTAAACACTTCTCTGTGTATTATGATCGATCTTAAGCACACACGgtaaatatataacatctaAAAGATAAACCGCAGATAGGAAACCTGCTTTATTTCCTTTCGCCACTAGAGAGCAAACGTGCGCTAACGTTTCATTCACACATCTGGGAACAAACACAGGCCTTCGTTGTCACTGCGGCTCCGCGAAAGGCAGCGAGGCACAGACTAAACtctcaagaaaacaaacaggacGGAACCAGAGCTCAAAGAcaagactctctctctctctctctgtgtgtgtgtgtgtttgtgagacgGAGCCACACCCGCTGTTCGAGTCTGGGGCCGCTCTCACACACATGATGCTGCCCAGACGccgcctaacctaacctaaactaacctaacctaaactaacctaacctaaactaacctaacctaaactaaaCTAAGCTAACGCTGAGATTTCACGAGTCTGAAGTCTGTATGAACGCCAGCAGTTAAGGGACTGCTGTGTCTAAATATTATGACAGTGAAGTTtgtagtgttttaataaaatgaacaataatgttaatataggAAATCTTGTTGAAAACATGTCGTGCTTTTTGCGTTTGAGATTTCATTACAATGTTTTAAATCACACCTGGTTAGGGATGAGCTCATCCAACAGCATCTTACATGTATATATCATgcgcatttatatatttagtatactattaataataatatactgttaattaaaaaaattaaaaagggcCACTAATGTGCACTTAAAGAGAGGTCACTTTCAGGACTTTTTCTTAACAGACTTGACTTAACTTCTGacttacaaaaaaagtacacttaTTAAGTACTAAATTGCGACTTTGTTACAAatacaagtacacacacacacacgtttattaacaccacattaaaataaaaagaacagtgGCTCAACTGATACACAACaaatttcattattaaacaaGCTTCACGTTTCCGCTTTTAAACTGATCCATGTTTAAGAGAACATTGCTTTAAAAGTGCTAAAACATCAACCAAGTTCTCTTATAACCTGTATGTCGCGGTTTGAAGAAATACTGACCGCCTGACCCCAACACACTTTAAGTCCCCCGATTATAAAACGTTTGGATCCTTATTGGAAAGCGGCGTCTCCAGCACAAAGATCTCTGCGGAGGGCCGCGGCGCTCCTCACAGCACATGTGCTCcgtgtataaacacacactcatcaaaCTGATACACAGCCACTAGCCTGCAGTCCCGCGCCGCCGAGTACACTTTGTTTTTCGAATGCTACATAAATTAGCTCCGAACTCCCTTTGGCGAAACCTCTGTAAACACACCGCTCAGCGCAGCCACCGAGGGTCAAAAGGGTTTACTGAAGACCTCCATCCTGTGCCGCTCTCGGTGCGCTTTTTCTTCACTCACAGACTTTCCTAGCGTCTCACATTCATCACACGATACAGGCTGGTACCTGAAACGGTCTCTGGCAGAAATTGGTGATGACAGGAGGGGTTTCTGAGAGATTACAGTGGTTTGAGGTTTGCGGTTGTTATCCGTTCTGTTTATTTGAAGGGTAAAAATAACACAAGACATCATGGCCTACCTTCCCGTAGAGGGAGAAAAGGAGGGAAAGCTGAGAGGGAAGCTGATCTGCGCATGCGAAAAGCAgatatttgctttgttttcgctgcgaaaaaaacattttcaagtcACTCAGAATCCAAGAACATGTGGTGCTCTGTCgaaaaacatgcttttgtaTAATTATGCAGTACTTGTACTACTACTTCTCTGAAAATTTGCATCACACTGCATAATGAGCGAAGGCCCAATTGATGCcaattaaaacacttaaaagaaATGCTGACAAGCTGAAGTGCCTAAATATTCACTTTAACAGGAATTCCTGAAAAACGTCCCTCCCATTTAACTACAATAACGGCATGTTTTCATATGAGCTTTTTATGCTTGATGACTTGGGGGAAGCCGCAAATGAGCCTCATAAAGCAATGCTCTTAAATCTACTTCGAGCGATTCATCTCCATTAATGACCAGCAATGCTGAAGCAGACATTGTTCAATTCGTTCTATTTTTATAAGGGGGAAACTTTGCGCTAATTAAAGTTAACGTGCCGGTTTGTCTtagcaacaaataaaaataacaaactgaaTGTGTTCATGGCCAGTTTTTTTCTGCCATGTAAGCTCAATATGGCACTCTGATTTGGCAAAAATAGCATGTTAATACAGATACAAAAGATTTTTACTTAGAACGTCAATCAGCAagattgaattaaaatgagcattttgaaGTAGTAATTTCTTGTTAGATGTACTCCAATGATCGGCCtcatttacaaattattataatttttttttaattccacaaAAACATGTACTTTGCTGGTGAGAGGAAGGTGTACACAACCACAACATTGCTAGTGAGAAATAGCGATGCTAttaaattgcacaaaaatatcGACTAACAAAGTATCTGTAGCAAAGGATCAAAAACCAGGCACAGGGAAAATGCTCAGCAGTGTTAGCCTGGGCAAATCAAGATTTCGCAATGAGTACGTCTGTGATCAGTGCTTAAATAGGGGAGCTGATTGGGAACACCTTACAGGTGATTAGTCTCAGGTACGGGGTGGAAATGGAGTCCGACTGTAGTGCGACTGAGGAGATGAGGTGACCTCTAGTGGTTACGGGTGGAAGCTCAGGAACCAAATCATGACATGGGCCTTCCCCAAGGAACGGCTTCCAGGAGCGTTATCACAATCCAGCAGGGTGGTGGAGCGCAACCAAAACACATGGAGGGAAAGATTCAAGCTGAATACCCCATAACTGAGGCATATCCAGGGTGGAGCATGAGACCACCAGGGCGGTGCGGACATAGCAGGAGCTTGCCACAGCTTAGCAGACGACTGGACAGGAGACCCTGGAAGAGACTGAGACTGGGGGAGAGCAATGATCCTTCAGGGGTGGAGCAGGCAGAGCTGGAGCCCACCAGGGCTGATCAGACAGAGCCAGAACCCTCCAGTGTGGAGCAGATGGTGCTGGACATCCTAATAGGGACAGACAGACAACTCAGACAGAGCAGTCACCGGGACAGAGGCTTGGAAGCACAACTAGTTCATAGACGGCCTCAATGGCCTGAAAGGGTAAACAAAGAGTTCATAATTGGTTACTACTGCCTCTAGAGGTTCTGCAGCAGAAGCCGCCACCTCTGTAGGACCTACAGCAGTCTCCTTGGGAAATAGAAAGAGTATGTTGTTAGGCGCCCTCACCTTGCAAGGGTCTGGACTGAGCATTATCAATTCTGTAGACACAGCACTGAGCATCTCTACCCCAAGAGGTTCTGCAGCCTCAGCCACCACCTCTGGGGACATCACATCTCAAGATGTTCTGCGGTGGTGTATGCAGCCcaaatgcaacataaaaaaatcccCATCATGGGAAGTACTTCAGACAGGGGAATTAGTTCAGGAACAGGAGAGTAAAAGTGAGTGCGTTTGGGGATGGCGGCAGTGCGTGTAGACACCAGTGGTGCATCCCTCATGTTATACACCAGACTGGAGCATTAAAGATTTGACCTTGAATATCTGGGTGTGATAGACAGGATACGACAAGACTCTGGATGATCAGCTGACAAGTCATGTGACTCTGGATGATCAGCGGTGATTTGACCTAACTTGTGAAGATCAGCGATGACCGGACTTGACTCCTGAAGATTAGTGATGCTGTGACTTGATTCAGGGAGATCAACAATGACTT includes these proteins:
- the ngfa gene encoding neurotrophin-7 — protein: MRSLTLVLLVLISVQAALIMGGHTQAQGPANQHAAAHHSPKQDSHYDDPIPDVDPKLFNKRRYRSPRVLFSDVVPAENDTGSPRRPRVRRKANDFLHRGEYSVCDSEEHWVGNLTRATDLAGNDVTVLPHVRINNVVKKQMFYETTCRVSKPVGAPKPGQGASGVKAGTSSCRGIDNKHWNSYCTNVHTYVRALTSYKNQIAWRFIRINAACVCVLSRNSWRH